The following proteins are co-located in the Komagataeibacter sp. FNDCF1 genome:
- a CDS encoding acyl-CoA dehydrogenase family protein has translation MTTLPTGGRSLPPLLRDLLPPRPVSGAAGEVLLRVQHVLDTVIAPTAAQRDRTGGYPHQAIAALKPTGILALAVPVRWGGMGLSQELSLELMLRIAVADPAVAQICKVHDDLLREIFVYAPTALKRELAARVVGDQVILGMAVAENGRTADSFLQTLAQPGPGGMHFISGRKIYATGASGADLVAVSSFDPVAAQQAGAVRAGVRMDLVPRDAPGLVFHHDWNRMGQRATDSGTVTLQDVRVDDRWNALAPDADLPRHVAPRFQAGFSAILTGIGIGALQAACAFVPRQARPWGAAGVESADQDPYVRRLLGEIGADLFGAYCAVMEAGRMLDRYEQGHVSRNAVAMAASAARSVATRAALRAAGDAPAAAGARGTDAANGFDRYWRDARTVSLHDPVDWKNAEIGQHLLTGWMPEPGLYQ, from the coding sequence ATGACGACATTGCCGACCGGCGGGCGTAGCCTGCCGCCCCTGCTGCGTGACCTGCTGCCGCCGCGCCCCGTAAGCGGGGCTGCGGGGGAGGTCCTGCTGCGTGTCCAGCATGTGCTCGACACCGTCATCGCGCCCACGGCGGCACAGCGTGACCGCACTGGCGGCTATCCCCATCAGGCCATCGCGGCCCTGAAGCCCACCGGCATCCTTGCCCTGGCCGTGCCCGTGCGGTGGGGCGGGATGGGGCTGTCGCAGGAGCTTTCGCTTGAACTCATGCTGCGCATCGCCGTGGCGGACCCGGCGGTGGCCCAGATCTGCAAGGTACATGATGACCTGCTGCGGGAAATCTTTGTCTACGCGCCCACTGCACTGAAAAGGGAACTGGCGGCCCGTGTCGTGGGCGATCAGGTCATTCTGGGCATGGCCGTGGCCGAGAACGGGCGTACGGCTGACAGCTTCCTGCAGACACTGGCGCAACCCGGCCCCGGGGGCATGCATTTCATATCAGGTCGCAAGATCTATGCCACGGGCGCGTCGGGTGCCGACCTGGTGGCGGTTTCGTCATTCGATCCGGTGGCGGCGCAGCAGGCGGGTGCCGTGCGCGCAGGCGTGCGCATGGACCTGGTGCCCCGTGACGCGCCGGGTCTTGTCTTTCACCATGACTGGAACCGCATGGGCCAGCGCGCCACCGATTCCGGCACCGTGACACTGCAAGACGTGCGGGTGGATGACAGGTGGAACGCGCTTGCCCCCGATGCTGATCTGCCCCGGCATGTCGCACCGCGTTTTCAGGCCGGCTTCAGTGCGATCCTGACCGGTATCGGCATTGGCGCGTTGCAGGCCGCATGTGCGTTCGTGCCCCGGCAGGCCCGCCCATGGGGGGCGGCAGGGGTGGAAAGTGCCGATCAGGACCCTTACGTGCGCCGCCTGCTTGGTGAGATCGGGGCCGACCTGTTTGGCGCGTACTGCGCGGTGATGGAAGCAGGCCGCATGCTGGACCGCTATGAACAGGGCCATGTATCGCGCAACGCGGTGGCCATGGCGGCCAGCGCTGCCCGTTCGGTCGCCACGCGCGCGGCCCTGCGTGCGGCCGGTGATGCACCGGCGGCGGCAGGCGCGCGGGGAACGGATGCCGCCAATGGCTTTGACCGTTACTGGCGCGATGCCCGCACCGTGTCCCTGCACGACCCCGTCGATTGGAAAAATGCCGAGATCGGCCAGCACCTTCTGACCGGCTGGATGCCGGAGCCGGGGCTTTACCAGTAG